The following coding sequences lie in one Arachis ipaensis cultivar K30076 chromosome B05, Araip1.1, whole genome shotgun sequence genomic window:
- the LOC107640299 gene encoding transcription factor TCP3-like, whose protein sequence is MFSSSNPSSSSSSYPPPPPLLHPFYVDDSHNDSNAFVVANSDGSMFDPSSSLGTTTHQAPLLFPAATNLNVADYAAMLQRDCSYYDYGGGASAAGVVGGHNGLNLLTKKGKKDRHSKIFTSQGLRDRRVRLSSEIARKFFDLQDMLEYDKPSNTLQWLFTKSENAIRELQRTKQANSTTCSHHDHHTFCFTCFSSSKDKRFPPPDSSDPHHHQLMDVELQDPNLLRTNFMSLEIPQHQEASFNNINNNNNHSSCPHSPPNWNLYQ, encoded by the coding sequence ATGTTCTCTTCCTCCaacccttcttcttcctcttcttcttaccctcctcctcctcctcttcttcatcccTTCTATGTTGATGATTCTCACAATGATAGCAATGCTTTTGTTGTTGCAAATAGTGATGGAAGTATGTTTGACCCATCTTCATCTCTTGGGACGACTACTCATCAAGCTCCATTACTGTTCCCAGCAGCAACAAATCTGAATGTTGCTGACTATGCTGCCATGCTCCAAAGGGACTGTTCTTATTATGATTATGGTGGTGGTGCTAGTGCTGCTGGTGTTGTGGGAGGTCATAATGGTCTGAACTTGTTGACAAAGAAAGGGAAGAAAGACAGGCACAGCAAGATTTTTACATCTCAGGGTTTGAGGGACAGAAGGGTGAGGCTTTCAAGCGAGATTGCTAGAAAGTTCTTTGATCTTCAGGACATGCTTGAGTATGACAAACCCAGCAACACCCTCCAATGGCTCTTCACTAAATCTGAGAATGCTATCAGAGAGCTTCAAAGAACCAAGCAAGCTAATTCCACCACCTGTTCTCATCATGATCATCACACCTTCTGCTTCACCTGCTTCTCATCATCAAAGGACAAGAGATTCCCTCCTCCAGATTCATCAgatcctcatcatcatcaactTATGGATGTTGAGCTTCAAGACCCTAATCTACTAAGAACCAATTTCATGAGCCTTGAGATCCCTCAACATCAGGAAGCTAGTTTCAACAAcattaataacaataacaaccacTCATCATGCCCCCATTCCCCTCCCAATTGGAATTTATACCAATGA